A genomic region of Alnus glutinosa chromosome 11, dhAlnGlut1.1, whole genome shotgun sequence contains the following coding sequences:
- the LOC133880911 gene encoding paired amphipathic helix protein Sin3-like 3, with product MLLESVNGTTKRVEELLEKINNDTLKTDDPIRIKEHFTALNLRCIERLYGDHGLDVMDVLKKNLLALPVILTRLKQKQEWARCRSDFNEVWAEIYSKSYHISLDHRSFYYKQQDTNSRKWFHMLSRISEALAVVHGQMVGISLLHFQPMEMSQMCYVLTMLVLGVVNWVVLPARVVHW from the exons ATGTTGTTAGAGTCTGTGAATGGAACAACCAAGCGTGTAGAAGAACTATTGGAAAAAATCAACAATGATACATTGAAAACAGATGATCCAATTCGTATCAAGGAACACTTCACAG CACTGAATCTCAGGTGCATTGAACGTTTATATGGTGACCATGGGCTTGATGTGATGGATGTGTTGAAGAAGAATCTTCTTGCTTTGCCAGTTATACTAACGCGCTTGAAGCAGAAACAAGAGTGGGCTAGGTGTCGTTCTGATTTTAATGAAGTCTGGGCTGAAATTTATTCTAAGAGCTATCACATATCACTTGACCATCGTAGCTTCTATTACAAGCAACAGGACACAAATTCAAGGAAATGGTTTCACATGTTGAGCAGAATATCAGAGGCACTGGCCGTGGTGCATGGGCAGATGGTGGGAATAAGCTTGCTCCACTTCCAGCCTATGGAAATGAGTCAGATGTGTTATGTTTTGACAATGCTGGTGCTTGGAGTGGTGAATTGGGTTGTGCTGCCAGCGAGAGTAGTACACTGGTGA